One genomic window of Helicobacter kayseriensis includes the following:
- the dapA gene encoding 4-hydroxy-tetrahydrodipicolinate synthase gives MILGAMSALITPFKNGKVDSLSYERIIQRQAKYGMDACVPVGTTGESATLSHKEHMECIEIAVSVCKQNHMKVLAGAGSNSTHEAIELAQFAQKIGADGILCVTPYYNKPTQKGLFEHYKAIAKSIEIPMMLYNVPSRTGVNIEVSTALKLFEEVENIYGIKEATGLVEHIVALHSASPKSIIASGEDAINYPILASGGKAVISVTGNLLPDKISDLTHCATDGEFERAREINEELYAINKALFCETNPVPIKTAMFLSGLIETLEFRLPLVALKKENLTMLEKILEKYEVLQ, from the coding sequence ATGATTTTAGGTGCAATGAGCGCTTTAATCACTCCGTTTAAAAATGGAAAAGTTGATTCTCTTTCGTATGAAAGGATCATACAAAGACAGGCAAAATACGGAATGGATGCTTGTGTTCCTGTGGGAACAACTGGAGAATCTGCAACGCTTAGTCATAAAGAGCATATGGAGTGCATAGAAATCGCTGTTAGTGTGTGCAAACAAAATCATATGAAGGTGCTAGCAGGAGCGGGCAGTAATTCTACGCATGAGGCAATTGAACTTGCTCAATTTGCTCAAAAGATCGGTGCAGATGGGATTTTGTGTGTCACACCTTATTACAATAAGCCCACACAGAAAGGTCTTTTTGAGCATTATAAGGCGATTGCTAAATCTATTGAGATTCCTATGATGTTGTATAATGTTCCAAGTAGAACGGGTGTTAATATTGAAGTTTCTACGGCATTAAAGCTTTTTGAAGAAGTGGAAAATATTTATGGAATCAAAGAGGCTACAGGGCTTGTGGAACATATTGTTGCTTTGCACTCTGCAAGTCCAAAAAGCATCATAGCAAGTGGTGAAGATGCTATCAATTACCCGATTTTAGCAAGCGGTGGAAAGGCTGTTATTTCAGTCACTGGAAATCTTCTCCCTGATAAGATTTCCGATCTTACTCATTGTGCGACGGATGGGGAGTTTGAAAGAGCAAGAGAGATCAATGAAGAACTATATGCGATCAACAAAGCTCTTTTTTGTGAGACAAATCCTGTTCCTATTAAAACAGCAATGTTTTTGTCTGGGTTGATTGAAACCCTAGAGTTTCGTTTGCCACTTGTCGCATTGAAAAAAGAAAATTTGACAATGCTTGAAAAAATCTTAGAAAAATATGAGGTGTTACAATGA
- a CDS encoding ribose-phosphate pyrophosphokinase has product MRGIKIFSGTAYQEFSEEVAKFLDIPLSSASVGKFSDGEINVQIGESVRGQDIFIIQPTCAPTNDNLMELLVMIDASRRSSANSINAVIPYFGYARQDRKAAPRVPITAKLVANLLETAGVDRIVTMDLHAGQIQGFFDVPVDNLYGSIVFRDYIKQKNLPNPIIASPDIGGVSRARYFADQLGFNLVIVDKKREKANISEVMNIIGDVNGKDVILVDDMIDTAGTMCKAAEVLKQHGANSVMALGTHPVLSGPAFERIDLSVLDEVVVTNTIPLQKKSPKIKVLSVAPLFAEVIRRINNDESVNSLFS; this is encoded by the coding sequence ATGAGAGGTATTAAGATTTTTTCAGGAACTGCTTATCAGGAGTTCAGTGAGGAAGTTGCAAAATTCTTAGATATTCCACTTTCAAGCGCAAGCGTTGGGAAGTTTAGCGATGGAGAAATCAATGTCCAAATTGGAGAATCTGTGCGTGGACAAGATATTTTTATCATCCAGCCCACCTGTGCTCCAACAAATGACAATCTTATGGAGCTCCTAGTCATGATTGATGCATCTAGACGAAGCTCTGCTAATAGCATCAATGCAGTCATTCCTTATTTTGGCTATGCACGACAAGATCGCAAAGCAGCGCCAAGAGTCCCCATTACAGCCAAGCTTGTTGCCAACCTCCTAGAAACAGCTGGGGTTGATCGTATCGTCACAATGGATTTGCATGCAGGACAAATCCAAGGCTTTTTTGATGTGCCCGTAGACAATCTATATGGCTCGATTGTTTTTAGAGACTATATCAAGCAAAAAAATCTCCCCAATCCCATCATCGCTTCTCCAGATATTGGAGGTGTATCTCGAGCAAGATACTTTGCTGATCAGCTTGGGTTTAATCTAGTGATTGTGGACAAAAAACGCGAAAAAGCCAATATTAGTGAGGTTATGAATATAATTGGGGATGTTAATGGCAAAGATGTCATTTTGGTCGATGATATGATTGATACTGCAGGCACTATGTGTAAAGCAGCTGAAGTCCTAAAACAACACGGGGCCAATAGCGTGATGGCTCTAGGAACACACCCTGTACTAAGCGGTCCAGCATTTGAGCGTATTGATTTGAGTGTTTTAGATGAAGTTGTGGTCACAAACACCATCCCTCTTCAAAAAAAATCACCTAAAATCAAGGTTTTAAGCGTTGCCCCTCTTTTTGCAGAAGTGATTCGCAGAATCAATAATGACGAAAGCGTTAATTCTCTTTTTAGTTAG
- the ppk1 gene encoding polyphosphate kinase 1, with amino-acid sequence MQKYFNRELSWVKFNARILDQSFKLDLPILERLKFLAIYGVNLDEFYMIRVAGLKKLYHRGITKVGDDGMSPAQQLKAIEKVLRSQKEDLEKSYFSIRNALMQEGIFILDYDELDESDQQRAREYFNRSLYPIIVPVVIDAIHPFPHFNNLSFGIIVKMQNIKNPQEVSFALIRIPRFFPRFAEIREGVFVTCESIVGEFANLVFEGFKILNWCPFRITRNADFEIEEEEADDFIELLSEGLKARKRGEIVRLQVGKNHDESLLEFLQSHLPKVDAYHYDLPLDLGALWQIVSHPHFPHLLHPYFSPKIPQVLNEEGKIFEVLKEQDLMLFHPYESFDPVVRFIQQASRDPNVLSIKMTLYRVGKDSPIVQALIDAAGHKQVNVLVELKARFDEENNLEWVRALEEAGAHVIYGVAGLKVHAKIALVLRKEIDRIRGYVHIGSGNYNMQSAKVYTDISLLSSREELVADAIKFFHSLLAGLAKRTQLQSIFMAPMQIKPKILDLINGERQRGENGKIIMKMNALVDSDVIDALYEASQNGVKIYLIVRGICALRPEIAGLSENIKVISLVGRYLEHARIYYFKHGGLYFASADMMPRNLQRRIELLVPIEHPEASQSLLNFLTLQLEDTKGAYELRSSGEYQQILGEGFDSQQECQKLNFKEAWNGF; translated from the coding sequence ATGCAAAAATATTTTAATCGCGAGCTTTCTTGGGTGAAGTTTAATGCGCGTATTTTGGATCAAAGTTTTAAGCTCGATTTACCCATTCTTGAGAGGCTTAAATTTTTGGCTATTTATGGGGTGAATCTAGATGAGTTTTATATGATTCGCGTTGCTGGATTAAAAAAACTTTACCATCGGGGAATTACAAAGGTGGGAGATGATGGAATGAGTCCTGCGCAACAACTTAAGGCGATTGAGAAGGTTTTAAGATCTCAAAAGGAAGATTTGGAAAAAAGCTATTTTTCTATCCGCAACGCTCTTATGCAAGAGGGGATTTTTATTCTTGATTATGATGAGCTTGATGAGAGCGATCAGCAAAGGGCAAGAGAATATTTTAATCGCAGTCTTTATCCCATCATTGTTCCTGTTGTTATTGATGCTATTCATCCTTTTCCGCATTTTAATAATTTGAGTTTTGGGATCATTGTCAAAATGCAAAATATTAAAAATCCTCAAGAAGTCTCTTTTGCATTGATTAGAATCCCGAGGTTTTTCCCAAGATTTGCAGAGATCAGAGAGGGTGTGTTTGTGACTTGTGAGAGCATTGTTGGGGAGTTTGCAAATCTTGTGTTTGAAGGCTTTAAGATCCTTAATTGGTGTCCTTTTAGAATCACAAGAAATGCGGACTTTGAGATTGAGGAGGAAGAAGCAGATGATTTTATTGAGCTTTTAAGTGAGGGGCTTAAGGCAAGAAAACGAGGGGAGATTGTGCGTCTTCAGGTGGGGAAAAACCACGATGAAAGTTTGCTTGAGTTTTTGCAATCTCATTTGCCCAAGGTGGATGCATATCATTATGATCTTCCTTTGGATCTTGGCGCATTGTGGCAAATTGTTTCTCATCCTCATTTTCCTCATTTATTACATCCTTATTTTTCCCCAAAGATTCCGCAAGTACTCAATGAGGAGGGAAAAATCTTTGAAGTTTTAAAAGAGCAGGATTTGATGCTTTTCCATCCCTACGAAAGCTTTGATCCGGTTGTGCGATTTATCCAACAGGCAAGTCGTGATCCCAATGTTTTGTCTATTAAGATGACGCTTTATCGAGTTGGCAAAGATTCTCCGATTGTTCAAGCACTGATTGATGCAGCAGGACATAAACAGGTCAATGTTCTTGTTGAATTGAAAGCAAGATTTGATGAAGAGAATAATTTGGAGTGGGTGAGGGCGTTGGAAGAAGCAGGGGCACATGTAATTTATGGGGTTGCTGGTCTGAAGGTGCATGCAAAGATTGCATTGGTTTTGAGAAAAGAGATTGATAGAATCAGAGGATATGTCCATATAGGAAGTGGAAACTACAATATGCAGAGTGCAAAGGTTTATACAGATATAAGTCTATTGAGCTCAAGAGAAGAACTTGTTGCTGATGCAATTAAGTTTTTTCATTCACTTTTGGCTGGATTGGCCAAAAGAACCCAGCTTCAAAGTATTTTTATGGCTCCTATGCAGATCAAGCCTAAAATTTTAGATTTGATCAATGGAGAAAGGCAAAGAGGGGAAAATGGGAAGATTATTATGAAGATGAATGCTTTGGTTGATTCTGATGTGATTGATGCGCTTTATGAAGCATCTCAAAATGGTGTAAAAATTTATTTGATTGTTAGAGGAATTTGTGCACTGCGTCCTGAGATAGCAGGTCTTTCAGAAAACATTAAGGTGATATCTCTTGTTGGACGCTATTTGGAGCATGCAAGAATTTATTATTTTAAACATGGAGGTTTGTATTTTGCAAGTGCAGATATGATGCCAAGAAATCTCCAAAGGCGTATTGAGCTTTTGGTCCCCATTGAGCATCCAGAGGCTTCTCAGAGTTTGCTAAATTTCTTAACTCTTCAGCTTGAAGATACGAAGGGAGCATATGAATTGAGAAGCAGTGGAGAATATCAACAAATTTTAGGGGAAGGTTTTGATTCTCAGCAAGAATGTCAAAAATTAAATTTTAAAGAAGCTTGGAATGGTTTTTGA
- the pyrD gene encoding dihydroorotate dehydrogenase (quinone), which translates to MYQLLKNILFKFDPEFDHRVVEFCLKNFAPLPLIADWMASQFCYMDLSLENEVEGMHFYNPVGLAAGFDKNATMIEGISLMGFAFAEIGSVTYVPQSGNPKPRVFRFVQEESLQNAMGFNNDGSSKIAQRVRKLYPYKTPLMISLGKNKEVPNALKNYEENLKAFQDLGDAYVFNASSPNTPNLRDLQNESFVRELFAMARSYTQKPLFLKVCPDNAIDVTLKVCESAISGGANGIVATNTSTDYSLVQSPKNIGGISGRALRNKSREVFYEIAKSFFGKATLISSGGIFDGEEAYDRIKMGASLVEIYSALIFQGPSVCKNINQEIANLLKADGYQNISEAIGVNVK; encoded by the coding sequence GTGTATCAATTGCTGAAAAATATTCTTTTTAAATTTGATCCTGAATTTGATCATCGTGTAGTTGAATTTTGCTTGAAAAATTTTGCTCCATTGCCTTTAATTGCCGATTGGATGGCAAGTCAGTTTTGTTATATGGATTTGAGTTTGGAAAATGAGGTGGAGGGGATGCATTTTTATAACCCTGTGGGACTGGCTGCAGGATTTGATAAGAATGCGACGATGATTGAGGGGATTAGTTTGATGGGATTTGCATTTGCAGAGATTGGAAGTGTGACCTATGTCCCACAGAGCGGGAATCCAAAGCCTCGAGTTTTTCGCTTCGTTCAAGAAGAAAGTTTGCAAAATGCAATGGGGTTTAATAATGATGGATCAAGCAAAATTGCACAAAGAGTGAGAAAGCTTTATCCTTATAAAACGCCCTTAATGATTAGCCTTGGAAAAAATAAAGAAGTGCCTAATGCTTTGAAAAATTATGAAGAGAATCTTAAGGCATTTCAAGATTTGGGAGATGCTTATGTGTTTAATGCTTCATCTCCCAATACTCCAAATTTGCGTGATTTGCAAAATGAGAGTTTTGTTAGAGAGCTTTTTGCAATGGCAAGAAGCTATACCCAAAAACCTTTGTTTTTGAAAGTATGTCCAGATAATGCAATTGATGTGACGCTTAAGGTGTGTGAGAGTGCGATAAGTGGAGGAGCAAACGGAATCGTAGCGACAAATACAAGCACAGATTATTCTCTTGTGCAATCGCCCAAAAACATTGGAGGAATCAGTGGTAGAGCCTTGCGTAACAAGAGTCGTGAAGTGTTTTATGAGATTGCTAAGTCTTTTTTTGGAAAAGCGACTTTGATTTCATCGGGAGGGATTTTTGATGGTGAAGAAGCCTATGATCGAATCAAAATGGGTGCTTCTCTTGTAGAAATTTATTCGGCATTGATTTTTCAAGGACCAAGTGTGTGTAAGAATATCAATCAAGAGATTGCTAATTTATTGAAAGCAGATGGCTATCAAAACATTTCAGAAGCAATTGGAGTGAACGTGAAATGA
- a CDS encoding M16 family metallopeptidase, whose translation MEEKSLLPKYFSKVLDNGLEVYVIPIANGSGVIETNIFYKVGSRNEVMGKSGIAHMLEHLNFKSTKNLKAGEFDEIVKKFGGVTNASTSFDYTRYFVKSSAQNLEKSLELFAELMQNLKLDDAEFQPERDVVAEERRWRTDNSPIGYLYFRFFNTAYVYHPYHWTPIGFMDDIKNWKIEDIRAFHKVYYQPKNAVIVVSGDIQPQTVFDQAQKHFGSIQNTGEEIPEVYMIEPKQDGPREIEIKKDSQIEYFALGFKIPNFKQKDQVALDVLGELLSGGKSSLLYKTLVDEKQIASEVYSYPMDLRDEGVFLIIAAGNDGVKAEKMQEEIQKILQKLQEGKIKQADLDKVILNLRANFIYRLEDASSVASLFGEYLAKGDLKPLLEYEKNLKSLTIEDLVNVAKKYFVHSQSTSAILRK comes from the coding sequence GTGGAAGAAAAATCTTTACTCCCAAAATATTTTTCAAAAGTTTTAGATAATGGCTTGGAGGTTTATGTTATTCCTATCGCTAATGGAAGTGGTGTGATTGAAACGAATATTTTTTATAAGGTTGGAAGTCGCAATGAGGTGATGGGAAAAAGTGGGATAGCACATATGCTAGAACATTTAAATTTCAAATCAACCAAAAATCTCAAAGCAGGTGAGTTTGATGAGATCGTTAAGAAGTTTGGTGGGGTAACGAATGCTTCAACAAGCTTTGATTATACGCGTTATTTTGTCAAATCAAGCGCACAAAATCTTGAAAAATCTTTAGAGCTCTTTGCAGAATTGATGCAGAATCTAAAACTAGATGATGCAGAGTTTCAGCCTGAGCGTGATGTCGTGGCCGAGGAGAGAAGATGGAGAACGGATAATTCTCCCATTGGATATCTTTATTTCCGGTTTTTTAACACAGCCTATGTGTATCATCCCTATCATTGGACACCTATTGGTTTTATGGATGATATTAAAAATTGGAAGATTGAAGATATTCGAGCCTTTCATAAGGTGTATTATCAACCCAAGAATGCAGTGATCGTTGTTTCTGGAGATATTCAGCCTCAAACTGTTTTTGATCAAGCGCAAAAGCACTTTGGCTCTATTCAAAATACAGGCGAAGAGATTCCTGAAGTGTATATGATTGAGCCAAAACAAGATGGTCCAAGAGAGATTGAGATCAAAAAGGATTCTCAAATAGAGTATTTTGCTCTTGGTTTTAAAATTCCTAATTTCAAACAAAAAGATCAGGTTGCTTTAGATGTTTTGGGTGAATTATTGAGTGGTGGAAAAAGCAGTCTTCTTTATAAGACTTTAGTGGATGAAAAGCAGATTGCTTCAGAGGTTTATTCTTATCCAATGGATTTGCGAGATGAGGGTGTGTTTTTGATTATTGCTGCTGGGAATGATGGGGTTAAGGCAGAAAAAATGCAAGAAGAAATACAAAAGATTTTGCAAAAACTGCAAGAAGGAAAAATTAAGCAAGCAGATTTAGACAAGGTGATTTTAAATCTTAGAGCAAATTTTATTTATCGACTTGAAGATGCATCAAGTGTGGCATCTTTGTTTGGAGAGTATTTGGCAAAAGGGGATTTAAAGCCATTGTTGGAATATGAAAAGAATCTGAAAAGCTTGACAATAGAAGATTTGGTCAATGTGGCAAAAAAATATTTTGTCCATTCTCAATCGACTTCGGCAATACTAAGGAAATAA
- the fabI gene encoding enoyl-ACP reductase FabI, whose product MIMQGKKGLIVGVANNKSIAYGIAKACKEQGAEIALTFLNETLEKRVRPIAEELGSASYVYELDVSKPEHFVALRENLAKDFGKLDFVVHSVAFASKEALSGEFLETSKEAFSQAMEISVYSLIELVREMKPLLNPNASVLTLSYLGSVKYVTHYNVMGVAKAGLEASVRYLAYDLGKEGIRVNALSAGPIKTLAASGIGDFKLMLKWNEVNAPLRRNVGLDEVGKSAMYLLSDLSSGVTGEVHYVDCGYNIMGICATEEEDGKMILSWEKAGE is encoded by the coding sequence ATGATCATGCAAGGAAAAAAAGGACTCATCGTTGGTGTTGCCAATAATAAATCTATCGCTTATGGGATTGCAAAGGCATGCAAAGAACAAGGCGCAGAGATTGCTTTGACTTTTTTAAATGAAACGCTTGAGAAAAGGGTTAGACCGATTGCTGAAGAGTTGGGAAGCGCTTCTTATGTATATGAACTTGATGTGAGTAAGCCAGAGCACTTTGTGGCTTTGAGAGAAAATCTAGCCAAAGATTTTGGGAAATTGGACTTTGTTGTGCATTCTGTAGCATTTGCCTCCAAAGAGGCCTTAAGTGGAGAATTTTTAGAGACTTCCAAAGAAGCTTTTTCGCAAGCTATGGAAATTTCTGTTTATTCTTTGATTGAGCTTGTGCGTGAAATGAAACCTTTGCTAAATCCCAATGCAAGCGTGCTTACTCTAAGTTATCTGGGATCAGTGAAGTATGTGACGCATTATAATGTAATGGGTGTTGCCAAAGCTGGACTTGAGGCAAGCGTGCGTTATTTGGCCTATGATTTGGGAAAAGAGGGAATTAGAGTTAATGCACTTTCTGCTGGGCCTATTAAAACTTTGGCTGCAAGTGGTATTGGTGATTTTAAATTGATGTTGAAGTGGAATGAGGTCAATGCTCCCTTGCGTCGCAATGTTGGCCTTGATGAGGTGGGAAAATCTGCAATGTATCTACTTTCTGATCTTTCAAGCGGTGTAACTGGAGAGGTTCATTATGTTGATTGTGGTTATAACATTATGGGAATATGTGCCACAGAAGAAGAGGATGGAAAGATGATTCTAAGCTGGGAGAAAGCCGGTGAGTAA
- the rimO gene encoding 30S ribosomal protein S12 methylthiotransferase RimO yields MSKKLHLISLGCTKNLVDSEVMLGRLRDYEMTDEVGEADVIIVNTCGFISAAKQESINTILDASSRRKEGALLVASGCLSQRYHKELLEEMPEIDIITGVGDYDKIDMMIDKRQGLQTHQVFLANENHQRVITGSCLHAYVKLSEGCNQACSFCSIPSFKGKLHSRSIDSVLKEIENLSKQGYQDFSFVAQDSSSYLRDKGEKDGLKKLIEALDQQGYARSARILYLYPSTTDLELIQAIADSKIVQNYFDMPIQHISQSMLKRMKRGASQERHLELLEAMRSVPKSFVRTTLIVGHPQESEEEFEELCHFMEKFAFDAVNVFAYSSEEGTLAHKMEGHIPPKVVNARISRLNKIILAQQKKRKKAMLGENFPVIVEDKSEVSEYFYSARALNWAPNIDGEILINEIALDDVESLKAGYYEAKITQVKEGYVFGSVIGNLAKE; encoded by the coding sequence GTGAGTAAAAAACTTCATTTGATTTCATTGGGGTGTACAAAAAATCTTGTGGATAGTGAGGTTATGCTTGGAAGATTGAGAGATTATGAGATGACTGATGAGGTGGGTGAGGCCGATGTCATTATTGTCAATACTTGTGGGTTTATTTCAGCTGCCAAGCAAGAAAGTATCAATACGATTTTAGATGCAAGCTCAAGGCGCAAAGAAGGAGCCTTGCTTGTCGCAAGCGGATGTTTGAGTCAGCGGTATCACAAAGAGCTTTTAGAGGAAATGCCCGAAATTGACATTATCACCGGAGTGGGAGATTATGACAAGATTGATATGATGATTGATAAGCGACAAGGCTTGCAAACGCACCAAGTATTTTTAGCAAATGAAAACCATCAGCGCGTCATTACGGGCTCTTGTCTTCATGCTTATGTGAAGCTAAGTGAGGGGTGCAATCAAGCTTGTTCATTTTGCTCAATTCCAAGTTTCAAAGGCAAGCTTCACTCTAGAAGCATTGATTCTGTTTTAAAAGAAATTGAGAATCTGAGCAAGCAAGGCTATCAAGATTTCTCTTTTGTTGCTCAAGATAGTAGTTCTTATTTGAGGGATAAGGGAGAAAAAGATGGATTGAAGAAATTGATTGAGGCCCTAGATCAGCAAGGATATGCAAGAAGTGCAAGGATTTTGTATCTTTATCCAAGTACCACAGACCTAGAGCTGATTCAAGCCATTGCAGATTCTAAAATTGTGCAAAATTATTTTGATATGCCTATTCAACACATTAGTCAATCAATGTTGAAAAGAATGAAAAGGGGAGCTAGCCAAGAGAGGCATCTTGAGCTTTTGGAGGCAATGCGATCTGTGCCAAAATCTTTTGTGCGAACAACATTGATCGTGGGGCATCCCCAAGAAAGTGAAGAGGAATTTGAAGAGTTGTGCCATTTTATGGAGAAGTTTGCTTTTGATGCAGTGAATGTTTTTGCTTATTCAAGCGAAGAGGGAACATTGGCCCATAAGATGGAGGGGCATATTCCTCCTAAAGTGGTGAATGCTAGAATTTCGCGATTAAATAAAATTATCCTTGCTCAGCAAAAGAAGCGTAAAAAGGCAATGCTAGGTGAGAATTTTCCTGTGATTGTTGAGGACAAAAGTGAAGTGAGTGAATATTTTTATAGTGCAAGAGCACTGAATTGGGCTCCAAATATTGATGGAGAAATCTTGATTAATGAAATTGCCCTAGATGATGTTGAAAGTTTAAAAGCAGGATATTATGAGGCAAAAATCACACAAGTCAAGGAAGGATACGTCTTTGGGAGTGTGATTGGAAATCTTGCTAAAGAATAA
- a CDS encoding triose-phosphate isomerase: MIIAGNFKTNHTRSSTFSYCKELDSLLGAQKSEVYVFPSMCALPYDDFAHFSIGVQNAYPACNGAYSGEIGLEQIQELGINTLMIGHSERRLILKEDDELCKRKFDFFSQYGMNVFFCIGEDLQARRDARVLDVLASQLKSIDLDYSRLVVAYEPIWAIGTGVSASLEEIKETHRLLKELGCKKVIYGGSVSEGNAKDIMNLEYVDGVLVGGASLDLKRFYQIIQQGEEI, translated from the coding sequence ATGATTATAGCAGGCAACTTTAAAACTAACCATACGCGTTCCTCGACTTTTTCTTATTGCAAAGAGTTGGATTCTTTGTTGGGAGCTCAAAAAAGTGAGGTCTATGTTTTTCCTTCTATGTGTGCGCTTCCTTATGATGATTTTGCTCATTTTTCTATAGGGGTGCAAAATGCTTATCCAGCTTGCAATGGAGCTTATAGTGGCGAGATTGGACTGGAGCAAATTCAAGAGCTTGGAATCAATACACTAATGATTGGGCACAGCGAAAGGCGACTGATACTGAAAGAAGATGATGAATTGTGTAAAAGAAAGTTTGATTTTTTTTCTCAGTATGGTATGAATGTGTTTTTTTGTATCGGTGAAGATTTGCAGGCAAGGAGAGATGCAAGGGTATTAGATGTTTTGGCTAGTCAGCTTAAGTCGATTGATTTGGATTATTCTCGCTTAGTGGTTGCATATGAGCCCATTTGGGCGATTGGAACAGGAGTGAGTGCAAGTTTGGAAGAGATTAAAGAAACGCATCGACTCCTTAAGGAGCTTGGATGCAAAAAGGTAATTTATGGGGGAAGTGTGAGTGAGGGAAATGCAAAAGATATTATGAATTTGGAATATGTAGATGGCGTGCTTGTGGGTGGAGCAAGCTTGGATTTAAAGAGATTTTATCAAATCATTCAACAAGGAGAAGAAATATGA
- a CDS encoding menaquinone biosynthesis decarboxylase: MQHFIDLAKKHKLLKVIDTPLDVELEIPHLSYIEVKKSDSKALLFTQPKRGDRIFKTPVLTNIFGSFDLLNLIVQKNPEEIATQIQNLLKLTPPKTFFQKLRKAKELFALRHAIPKLLSSKGQCQEVIHLKPSLLELPALKTWDLDGGAFITMGQVYTQSLDGELKNLGMYRLQIYDEKRLGLHWQIHKDSNHFFHAYKKAKKPMPVSIALGGDPLYTWCGQAPMPYGVFELALYGIIRNRKPRLVQSITNPIFIPEDADFVIEGWVDPQKLELEGPFGDHTGYYTPIEPYPVLEVSAITHKSSPIFPATVVGKPPLEDKYMGYLTEQVFLPMLKMTTHGLLDYHMPENGVFHNLILAQIAPSYPAHSQQLMHAFWGMGQMSFVKHALFVGPEAPSLLDYPAITEHILNRFSPERLLITEGICDALDHSSPSYGRGGKLGLDATGEQIKRSGLNPIDDKELKHKIQALLPHVLDLKQYYTHTQAPICILSVQKNHTPILPTLCKLSPLSAHLGIVIAIDSHKNNLNNPYMLIWRITNNIDAKRDIYIDKEVAYIDATDKEACDGHTREWPQDTDCSPVVIQKLQEANLLEIDKSFLEKFAILHS, translated from the coding sequence ATGCAACATTTTATCGATCTTGCAAAAAAACACAAACTACTCAAAGTGATCGACACGCCTTTAGATGTCGAACTTGAAATACCTCATCTTTCCTATATTGAAGTCAAAAAAAGCGATTCTAAAGCATTGCTCTTCACTCAACCCAAACGAGGAGATCGCATTTTTAAAACTCCTGTTTTGACCAATATCTTTGGATCTTTTGATCTTCTTAATCTCATTGTTCAAAAAAATCCAGAAGAGATTGCAACTCAAATCCAAAATCTCCTCAAACTCACCCCGCCCAAAACTTTCTTCCAAAAACTTCGCAAGGCTAAAGAATTATTTGCCCTCAGACATGCTATCCCCAAACTTCTTTCCTCAAAGGGTCAATGCCAAGAAGTCATCCACCTCAAACCCTCACTTTTAGAGCTTCCTGCGCTTAAAACTTGGGATCTTGATGGAGGAGCCTTCATTACAATGGGGCAAGTTTATACGCAAAGCCTTGATGGAGAACTCAAAAATCTAGGGATGTATCGTCTTCAGATTTATGATGAAAAGCGCTTGGGCTTGCATTGGCAGATCCACAAAGATTCTAATCATTTTTTTCATGCATACAAAAAAGCAAAAAAACCCATGCCTGTGAGCATTGCTTTGGGAGGAGATCCTCTCTATACTTGGTGTGGGCAGGCTCCAATGCCCTATGGGGTTTTTGAACTTGCACTTTATGGAATCATCAGAAACCGCAAGCCACGCCTTGTGCAATCCATCACAAATCCTATTTTTATCCCAGAAGATGCGGATTTTGTAATTGAGGGATGGGTGGATCCTCAAAAATTAGAGCTTGAAGGACCCTTTGGGGATCATACAGGATACTATACCCCCATTGAACCATATCCTGTGCTTGAAGTGAGCGCCATCACGCACAAAAGCTCGCCTATTTTTCCTGCTACTGTTGTAGGCAAGCCCCCCCTAGAAGATAAATATATGGGCTATTTAACTGAACAAGTATTTCTCCCAATGCTCAAAATGACAACTCATGGGTTGTTGGATTATCATATGCCCGAAAATGGAGTTTTTCACAATTTGATTCTTGCTCAAATTGCTCCCTCCTACCCAGCCCACTCCCAGCAACTTATGCATGCCTTTTGGGGAATGGGACAAATGAGCTTTGTCAAGCATGCCCTTTTTGTCGGTCCTGAAGCCCCATCATTGTTGGACTATCCTGCAATCACAGAACATATTCTCAATCGTTTTAGCCCTGAGCGATTGCTAATTACAGAAGGGATATGTGATGCCCTTGATCACTCTTCTCCAAGCTATGGTAGAGGAGGAAAATTAGGACTAGATGCAACCGGAGAGCAAATCAAACGCTCAGGACTTAACCCCATTGATGATAAAGAACTCAAACATAAGATTCAAGCCCTACTGCCTCATGTTTTAGATCTCAAACAATACTACACCCACACTCAAGCCCCTATTTGCATCCTCTCCGTTCAAAAAAATCACACACCCATTCTTCCCACTCTTTGCAAACTCTCCCCTCTTTCAGCTCATCTTGGCATTGTGATCGCTATTGATTCTCACAAAAACAATCTCAACAACCCCTATATGCTCATTTGGAGAATCACAAACAATATCGATGCCAAAAGAGATATCTATATAGACAAAGAGGTTGCTTATATTGATGCGACAGATAAGGAGGCTTGCGATGGGCACACAAGAGAATGGCCTCAAGACACAGACTGCTCACCTGTAGTGATTCAAAAACTCCAAGAAGCCAATCTATTAGAGATAGATAAGAGCTTTTTAGAGAAATTTGCGATTCTTCACTCCTAG